In a genomic window of Petrotoga mexicana DSM 14811:
- a CDS encoding RtcB family protein, whose protein sequence is MMIIKGQFNEAKIFTNELEEEAIRQIKELCDQEFVKGLKIRIMPDAHTGVGCVIGTTMTIKDKIVPNLVGVDIGCGVEVVKIEEKQINFEKLDKVIRKEIPSGFNIRKKPHPYVEKSQILELKCREFIDLERAILSIGTLGGGNHFIEVDRDESNNLYIVVHSGSRYLGKQVAEYYQNLAYSMLTGQPLSKRKKKKNRSIKNIDIPKHLAYLEKEEFNDYLWDMKITQNYALLNRKAITDIIIQQMQLNVSERFTTIHNYIDLEKMILRKGAVSAKLGEKLIIPINMKDGSLICVGKGNLDWNFSAPHGAGRVMSRKQAKKRITIEEYKKAMNGIYSTSVNAQTIDEAPMVYKSLKEIEENIQDTVEIIKRITPLYNFKAP, encoded by the coding sequence ATGATGATAATCAAAGGGCAATTTAACGAGGCAAAGATTTTTACAAATGAGTTGGAAGAAGAAGCGATAAGACAAATTAAAGAACTGTGCGACCAAGAGTTCGTTAAAGGACTTAAGATTAGGATAATGCCTGATGCACATACGGGGGTAGGATGTGTAATTGGAACAACGATGACCATAAAAGACAAAATAGTTCCTAATTTAGTTGGAGTCGACATAGGCTGTGGAGTAGAAGTAGTTAAAATTGAGGAAAAACAGATAAACTTTGAAAAACTTGATAAAGTAATAAGGAAAGAAATCCCATCTGGTTTCAATATTCGTAAAAAGCCTCACCCATACGTCGAAAAAAGTCAGATATTAGAATTAAAATGTAGAGAATTCATAGATTTAGAACGAGCGATACTGAGCATAGGTACCTTAGGCGGAGGAAATCATTTCATTGAGGTAGACAGAGATGAATCAAATAATTTGTATATTGTTGTACATTCTGGAAGTAGGTATTTAGGGAAACAGGTTGCTGAATACTATCAGAATTTGGCTTATTCTATGTTAACGGGTCAACCACTCTCAAAGAGAAAGAAGAAGAAAAATAGATCAATCAAAAATATAGACATCCCTAAACACTTAGCGTATTTGGAAAAGGAAGAGTTCAACGATTACCTTTGGGATATGAAGATAACACAAAATTATGCATTACTCAACAGAAAAGCTATAACTGATATAATCATTCAACAAATGCAATTGAACGTTAGTGAAAGGTTCACTACCATCCATAACTATATAGACCTGGAAAAGATGATCTTGAGAAAAGGTGCCGTTTCTGCCAAACTTGGTGAAAAATTAATAATCCCTATAAATATGAAAGATGGTAGTTTGATATGTGTTGGTAAAGGCAATCTTGATTGGAACTTCTCAGCCCCACATGGTGCGGGAAGGGTAATGAGTAGGAAACAAGCTAAGAAAAGAATAACAATTGAAGAGTACAAAAAAGCGATGAATGGCATTTATTCTACTTCTGTTAATGCTCAAACGATAGATGAAGCCCCAATGGTGTATAAGTCTCTAAAAGAAATAGAAGAAAACATACAAGATACCGTAGAAATTATAAAAAGAATAACTCCTTTATATAATTTTAAAGCGCCTTAA
- the fliD gene encoding flagellar filament capping protein FliD, protein MASNPYVGTFQLTGAVSGMDTQAMVQKLMEVEQQPLNRAQEKFDTLTYKQKLWMEVDNKLEDFYDYLITFKLKSTLIPKSATSSDESVLTATASADADNSTFYLKVNSLASPTVLVGENIDSTITKSSTIGEVISATGDSTFTIKKGEDSDTITVSDSETIQNLIDKINASTLGVEAKFDDANGKFFIVNEENRNVDISVIADAGSNGETLITKLHLNGTDTVMTSGSFGEVELSFDGSTSITTYRDLTENTLNVFGTTIDLKSTSSSYVKVSIEQDIDKSVENIKEFVDKYNETITYVYDLLHEDQVTDKPTEEMTEEDYMKGMLKGDNNLEKIFYTLRNMVYSPVDIEQSGSQYNTLFDIGITSGDLGAGYENTMKGLLSVDEDKLREALNTNSEDVWKLFATNDTTNKEYGYAQSVQNYLYEVTKFNGYIDQIAGTNGTIGNEMRRLADEMTNLLDRLQRKEAQYYAQFSAMEQAIQQLNAQGMYIQNAFSNQ, encoded by the coding sequence ATGGCTAGTAATCCTTATGTTGGTACTTTTCAATTAACCGGCGCCGTTTCGGGAATGGACACACAAGCAATGGTCCAAAAATTAATGGAAGTTGAGCAACAACCTTTAAATAGAGCTCAAGAAAAATTTGATACTCTTACCTACAAACAAAAACTTTGGATGGAAGTAGACAATAAATTGGAGGATTTTTATGATTATCTGATCACTTTCAAATTGAAGAGTACTTTGATTCCAAAAAGTGCCACTTCTTCTGACGAAAGTGTATTAACCGCTACTGCTTCTGCAGATGCTGATAATTCAACTTTTTACTTGAAAGTTAATTCGTTGGCTTCTCCTACTGTTCTTGTAGGTGAGAACATTGATTCAACAATTACAAAAAGTTCAACAATAGGAGAGGTTATAAGTGCAACAGGTGATTCAACTTTTACCATCAAAAAAGGAGAAGATTCTGATACTATAACCGTTTCAGACAGTGAAACAATTCAAAACCTCATAGACAAAATAAACGCTTCAACCTTGGGAGTAGAAGCAAAATTTGATGATGCAAACGGCAAATTTTTCATTGTCAACGAAGAAAATAGGAACGTTGATATTAGCGTAATTGCTGACGCAGGTTCTAACGGTGAAACACTAATTACAAAACTACATTTGAATGGGACTGATACCGTTATGACCTCAGGAAGTTTTGGAGAGGTTGAATTGTCTTTTGATGGAAGTACATCTATCACCACTTATCGCGACTTAACAGAAAACACTTTGAACGTTTTCGGTACTACAATCGATTTAAAGTCAACCTCTAGTAGTTATGTGAAAGTTTCTATTGAACAAGATATAGATAAGAGTGTTGAAAATATAAAGGAATTTGTCGATAAGTACAACGAAACGATTACTTATGTGTATGACTTATTACATGAAGACCAAGTTACCGATAAGCCTACAGAAGAGATGACAGAAGAAGATTATATGAAAGGGATGCTAAAAGGAGATAATAACCTAGAGAAAATATTTTATACTCTAAGAAATATGGTTTACTCACCTGTAGATATAGAACAATCTGGTTCCCAATATAATACTCTTTTTGATATTGGAATAACCTCAGGAGATTTAGGTGCTGGTTATGAAAATACAATGAAAGGCTTATTGAGCGTCGATGAAGATAAACTTAGAGAGGCTTTGAATACTAATTCCGAAGATGTTTGGAAGTTGTTCGCAACAAACGATACAACTAATAAAGAATATGGATATGCTCAATCCGTGCAGAATTATCTGTATGAAGTAACTAAGTTCAATGGCTATATAGATCAAATTGCCGGAACAAACGGCACCATAGGTAACGAGATGCGACGGCTAGCGGATGAAATGACCAACCTATTAGATAGGCTTCAAAGAAAAGAAGCACAATATTATGCACAGTTCTCGGCTATGGAGCAAGCTATCCAACAATTGAACGCACAAGGAATGTACATACAAAATGCTTTTTCTAACCAATAG